In a genomic window of Wyeomyia smithii strain HCP4-BCI-WySm-NY-G18 chromosome 1, ASM2978416v1, whole genome shotgun sequence:
- the LOC129717361 gene encoding histone deacetylase 6 isoform X1, whose protein sequence is MSSTVTTRRGAQKSKITTRAQQAAVAAEEAERKSKFYGRKPNTTLAEAKKRGKLKMSTQSNQPGPDGQPGAVDQPTGQLKDIYGNALSAVELMRGATGLVYDKRMAEHRCLWDQGYPECPERFTRVLERCRELKLVDRCQLIEPRMATEQELLTKHTPEQVEILKATRDFRDSDALEELSSHYDAIFIHPSSYECSLLSAGSTIELVDAIVAGRVQNGMAIIRPPGHHAMKAEYNGYCFFNNVAIAAQHALDKLGLKRILVVDWDVHHGQGTQRMFYDDPRVLYFSIHRYECGTFWPNLRESDFDCIGEGAGLGYNFNVPLNRIGMSNSDYLAIWQQILLPVAMEYQPELVLISAGYDAAYGCPEGQMELTPAFYPHLLSPLMSLAQGRVAVILEGGYCLSSLAEGGALTLRTLLGDPCPLLVEKLQPPCESMQQTVLNCIHAHRPYWKNLRLNDTYGLEELNNINPQPNFHQVIQYYVAPPPQPEPIRYLTRNCYPLQSSEEVTRIGQRLAMLQISTRLSFPLTRVCYVYDEQMLEHRNLHEDLHPEQPDRIAKIYTRHEEYRLLSRMKLLKARHATTDELCLVHSRQHVNVVRRTVERDEMKEVADKFNSVYFHPRTFECATLAAGSVLQVVDEILNGQARSGVCIVRPPGHHAESDMPHGFCIFNNVAIAAQYAIRDHGLKRVLIVDWDVHHGNGTQHIFESNPKVLYVSVHRYDNATFFPKSKDANFDVVGTGAGEGFNVNIPWNKKGMGDQEYSAVFQQIIMPVAYEFDPELVLVSAGFDAAIGDPLGGCKVTPEAYGYYTHWLSSLANGRVVVCLEGGYNVNSISYAMSLCTKALLGDPLPMLQTSSRYNGPNSACVDTIRNVLSVQEKFWKCLRFNKKLPSFRSSSAEPDLDGAFNKLHIASSDASTTGTSSSAGSSPSKDQSRTSLEEAPPFEGDDQPGPSSKRTPLAGDSASDEAVAGASSVGVKKETLRDFLAANLEALQNEEMFAVVPLRDCPHLKELNSDNIPERISTKTPCADCASGAENWVCLHCFRVCCGRYINEHAMLHSLEADHALVLSFTDLSVWCYRCESYVDNPVLYPYKNLIHQNKFEGEPLVWSYGSDLLLDVAQPPAPTKEKE, encoded by the exons ATG AGTTCAACCGTCACAACCCGCCGAGGTGCCCAAAAGTCAAAAATCACAACCCGTGCCCAGCAGGCAGCTGTCGCAGCCGAGGAAGCGGAACGCAAAAGCAAATTTTACGGCCGCAAACCGAATACTACACTAGCAGAGGCGAAAAAACGAGGCAAGTTGAAAATGTCAACCCAAAGTAACCAACCAGGACCGGACGGACAGCCGGGGGCAGTCGATCAGCCAACAGGACAACTGAAGGACATCTACGGGAATGCGTTGTCTGCCGTAGAGCTTATGCGGGGCGCTACCGGACTGGTTTATGACAAACGGATGGCCGAACATCGGTGCCTGTGGGATCAGGGCTATCCGGAGTGTCCGGAAAGATTTACCCGGGTGCTGGAACGCTGTCGGGAGTTGAAACTGGTCGATCGCTGCCAATTGATTGAACCTCGAATGGCAACCGAACAGGAACTGCTAACCAAGCACACCCCCGAGCAGGTGGAGATCCTGAAGGCGACGAGGGATTTTCGCGATAGCGACGCACTGGAAGAGCTAAGCTCGCATTATGATGCGATTTTTATTCACCCG TCTTCCTACGAGTGCTCGCTGCTGTCGGCTGGGAGTACCATCGAACTGGTGGATGCAATCGTAGCTGGGCGGGTGCAGAACGGGATGGCAATCATCCGACCGCCGGGCCATCATGCAATGAAAGCCGAATATAATGGGTATTGTTTCTTCAATAATGTTGCGATTGCCGCCCAGCATGCTCTCGATAAGCTTGGTTTGAAGCGGATCCTGGTGGTGGATTGGGACGTTCACCATGGGCAGGGAACGCAGCGGATGTTCTACGACGATCCACG AGTGCTGTACTTCTCCATTCATCGTTACGAATGCGGAACTTTCTGGCCGAATCTTCGCGAGTCCGATTTTGACTGTATCGGAGAGGGTGCCGGGCTTGGGTACAACTTCAATGTACCGCTGAATCGGATAGGAATGTCGAACAGCGACTATTTGGCCATCTGGCAGCAAATTTTGCTACCCGTCGCAATGGAG TATCAACCGGAGCTGGTTCTAATTTCGGCTGGTTATGATGCAGCCTACGGTTGCCCTGAG GGTCAAATGGAGCTCACCCCGGCATTCTATCCGCACCTGCTGTCCCCACTGATGTCTCTAGCCCAGGGACGTGTAGCGGTAATTTTGGAAGGTGGCTACTGCCTGTCCTCACTTGCCGAGGGTGGAGCGCTGACGTTACGAACCCTTCTCGGTGACCCATGCCCCCTACTGGTGGAAAAACTTCAACCTCCCTGCGAGAGTATGCAACAAACCGTCCTCAACTGTATCCACGCCCATCGACCCTACTGGAAGAACCTGCGACTCAACGACACCTACGGCTTAGAGGAACTCAACAACATCAACCCACAACCAAACTTCCATCAGGTCATTCAGTACTACGTTGCGCCTCCCCCGCAACCGGAACCGATTCGTTACCTCACCCGAAACTGCTATCCACTGCAAAGCAGCGAAGAAGTCACCCGCATCGGGCAACGTCTGGCAATGCTACAGATCAGCACGCGTCTGAGCTTCCCACTGACCCGAGTCTGCTACGTGTACGATGAACAAATGCTAGAGCACCGCAATTTGCACGAAGATCTCCACCCGGAGCAACCGGATCGAATAGCCAAAATCTACACCCGCCACGAGGAGTACCGGCTGCTGTCGAGGATGAAGCTACTTAAAGCGAGACATGCCACCACCGATGAGCTGTGCTTGGTGCACTCGCGTCAGCATGTCAACGTCGTCCGGAGGACGGTGGAACGGGACGAGATGAAGGAGGTGGCCGATAAATTTAATTCTGTGTACTTCCATCCGCGAACCTTTGAGTGCGCTACGCTGGCTGCCGGTTCGGTGCTGCAAGTTGTCGACGAGATCCTAAACGGGCAGGCCCGCAGCGGGGTCTGCATTGTAAGGCCTCCGGGACATCACGCGGAGTCCGATATGCCCCATGGGTTCTGTATTTTCAATAATGTGGCAATTGCGGCTCAATATGCGATTCGAGATCACGGTTTAAAGCGGGTTCTGATTGTGGATTGGGATGTACACCATGGGAATGGGACGCAGCATATTTTCGAGAGCAATCCGAAAGTGCTTTACGTGTCGGTGCATCGCTACGATAATGCGACGTTCTTCCCGAAGAGTAAGGATGCGAATTTTGACGTTGTTGGAACTGGAGCAGGAGAGG GCTTCAACGTAAACATTCCGTGGAACAAGAAGGGGATGGGCGACCAAGAATATTCGGCGGTTTTCCAACAGATAATCATGCCCGTTGCGTACGAGTTTGATCCAGAGCTGGTGCTGGTTTCGGCTGGCTTCGATGCAGCGATCGGCGATCCGCTAGGTGGCTGCAAGGTGACTCCCGAGGCGTACGGTTACTATACCCACTGGCTCTCGTCGCTGGCCAATGGCCGAGTAGTGGTTTGCTTGGAGGGAGGTTACAACGTCAATTCGATCTCCTACGCTATGAGCTTGTGTACGAAAGCGCTTCTCGGTGATCCGCTGCCAATGTTGCAAACAAGTTCTCGTTACAATGGGCCAAACTCTGCCTGTGTTGATACCATCCGTAACGTACTTTCGGTACAGGAGAAGTTTTGGAAATGCCTACGGTTTAACAAGAAGCTGCCCAGCTTCCGCAGTTCCAGTGCAGAGCCGGATCTTGATGGTGCTTTCAACAAGCTGCACATCGCTTCCTCCGATGCATCGACGACCGGAACTTCTTCATCCGCCGGTTCATCACCATCTAAAGATCAAAGCCGAACATCGTTAGAGGAAGCTCCGCCGTTTGAAGGGGACGATCAACCGGGACCCTCGAGCAAACGAACTCCTTTAGCTGGAGATAGCGCTTCAGATGAGGCGGTTGCTGGTGCGTCCAGTGTTGGGGTGAAGAAAGAAACCCTTCGAGATTTTTTGGCTGCCAATTTAGAG GCCTTACAAAATGAGGAAATGTTTGCCGTCGTACCACTACGCGATTGCCCACATCTAAAGGAACTCAATTCGGATAATATTCCAGAAC GAATCAGTACAAAAACCCCCTGCGCAGATTGCGCCTCTGGCGCGGAGAACTGGGTCTGCCTGCATTGTTTCCGAGTATGCTGCGGACGGTATATCAACGAGCACGCAATGCTTCACAGTCTGGAGGCGGACCACGCGCTAGTCCTCAGTTTCACCGATCTGTCGGTGTGGTGCTACCGGTGCGAGTCCTACGTTGACAACCCGGTATTATACCCGTACAAAAATCTAATTCACCAGAACAAATTCGAGGGCGAACCGCTGGTCTGGTCGTACGGCAGCGATCTGTTGTTGGATGTGGCACAGCCACCAGCACCCACCAAGGAGAAGGAATGA
- the LOC129717429 gene encoding probable RNA 3'-terminal phosphate cyclase-like protein encodes MTCTGKENGLLVYQGSNFFKQRLLLSTLSGKPIIIRDIRLLDDDTPGLREYETNLLELLDQMTNGTRITIGQDGTSVTYRPGLLHGGEFQHECCIERGIGYYLDVLLALGPFCKLPLDVTLTGVTNSAESPSVDHIKASAFATLKRFLLDDEGLQLVVRKRGLMPAGGGEVTFTCPVKKTLKAIQCTKQTMVKRIRGMAYCCKVSPAMVNRAVESAKGVMLNFLPDVYINTDQQKGKRSGNSPGFGVNLVAETTDGTKFSAEITSKTMESGGNPTVPEDLGRDVAMKLLDEVYRGGCVDSTFQWLVALYMALGQKDVSKFLIGPLSQYTIYFLQHLREFFGITFKLENAAGEIEKDDDDDEMAGSNKVMLTCVGIGYSNFSKRVL; translated from the coding sequence ATGACCTGCACCGGCAAGGAGAACGGCTTACTCGTCTACCAGGGTAGTAATTTCTTCAAGCAGCGGCTATTACTATCCACACTAAGCGGCAAACCGATCATCATCCGGGACATCCGCCTGCTGGACGACGATACTCCCGGCCTGCGGGAGTACGAAACTAATCTTCTAGAGCTGCTGGATCAGATGACGAACGGAACACGTATCACGATTGGCCAGGATGGCACCTCGGTCACTTACCGACCGGGACTGCTACACGGGGGAGAATTTCAGCACGAGTGCTGCATCGAGCGGGGAATCGGTTACTATCTGGATGTGCTGCTAGCACTGGGACCCTTCTGTAAGTTGCCTTTGGACGTGACACTAACCGGGGTGACCAACAGTGCCGAAAGTCCGTCGGTGGATCACATCAAAGCGTCCGCGTTCGCTACTCTCAAGCGATTTTTGCTGGATGACGAAGGACTTCAACTAGTGGTGCGAAAGCGTGGATTGATGCCGGCAGGTGGAGGGGAAGTTACATTCACCTGTCCGGTGAAAAAAACCTTGAAAGCAATCCAATGCACCAAACAGACGATGGTCAAAAGGATACGCGGTATGGCCTATTGCTGTAAGGTCTCTCCAGCGATGGTGAATCGAGCGGTCGAGTCGGCCAAGggagtgatgctaaactttttgcCGGACGTTTACATTAACACAGATCAGCAGAAGGGCAAGCGGTCCGGGAACAGTCCCGGGTTTGGGGTTAATCTGGTGGCTGAGACCACGGATGGAACAAAGTTTTCCGCAGAAATCACATCGAAAACGATGGAATCGGGTGGAAACCCCACCGTACCGGAGGACTTAGGCAGAGACGTAGCTATGAAGTTGCTGGATGAGGTTTATCGAGGCGGTTGCGTTGACTCCACCTTTCAGTGGTTGGTGGCGCTTTATATGGCCCTAGGGCAGAAAGACGTTTCCAAGTTTCTGATAGGACCGCTATCACAGTACACGATTTATTTTCTACAGCATTTGCGGGAGTTTTTCGGGATCACATTTAAACTAGAGAATGCTGCTGGAGAAATAGAAAaagacgacgatgatgatgaaaTGGCCGGTTCGAATAAGGTGATGTTGACTTGTGTCGGAATTGGATACAGTAACTTTAGCAAGCGAGTGCTGtga
- the LOC129717437 gene encoding COP9 signalosome complex subunit 5 codes for MADSDLARKNWELENNIETLPPSDEIFRYDSEQQQRILAARPWEKDPHFFKDIKISALALLKMVMHARSGGALEVMGLLLGKVEEDTMVVMDAFALPVEGTETRVNAQSQAYEYMTAYMESAKEVGRCENAIGWYHSHPGYGCWLSGIDVNTQMLNQNYQEPFVAIVVDPVRTVSAGKVCLGAFRTYPKGYKPPNEEPSEYQTIPLNKIEDFGVHCKQYYQLDVSYFKSALDRKLLDSLWNKYWVNTLGSSGLLSNADYTTGQILDLSEKLELSEASLGRGPFVVTGTDPNEKRTEDKLSKATRDCSRASIELLHGLMAQIAKDKLFNMVNVKNK; via the exons ATGGCCGATTCCGACCTGGCCCGCAAGAATTGGGAGCTGGAGAACAACATCGAAACTCTACCGCCGAGCGACGAAATTTTCCGGTACGATTCCGAGCAGCAGCAGCGCATTCTAGCGGCCCGGCCATGGGAAAAGGATCCGCACTTCTTCAAGGACATCAAAATTTCGGCGTTAGCACTGTTGAAGATGGTTATGCATGCCCGTTCCGGAGGTGCCCTAGAAGTGATGGGTTTACTGCTGGGTAAGGTCGAAGAGGACACGATGGTGGTGATGGACGCTTTTGCTTTGCCGGTCGAGGGAACCGAGACTCGGGTTAACGCCCAATCGCAGGCCTACGAGTACATGACGGCCTACATGGAGTCGGCCAAGGAGGTTGGGCGATGCGAAAATGCTATCGGTTGGTATCACAGCCATCCGGGGTACGGCTGTTGGCTGTCGGGAATCGACGTTAATACGCAGATGCTCAATCAGAACTACCAGGAGCCGTTTGTCGCTATCGTTGTTGATCCGGTCAGAACGGTGTCGGCTGGCAAGGTGTGTCTGGGAGCGTTCCGGACTTATCCGAAAG GATACAAACCGCCAAATGAGGAACCGTCCGAGTATCAGACAATTCCTCTAAATAAAATCGAGGATTTTGGTGTTCACTGCAAGCAGTACTATCAGCTGGATGTGTCCTACTTTAAATCGGCTCTCGATCGGAAGCTGTTGGATTCGCTGTGGAACAAGTACTGGGTTAATACTCTCGGCAGCTCGGGATTGCTGAGCAATGCGGATTATACCACCGGTCAGATTCTGGATCTGTCTGAGAAGCTGGAACTGAGCGAAGCTAGCCTCGGACGCGGTCCGTTCGTGGTGACTGGGACCGATCCGAACGAGAAACGTACGGAGGATAAGCTCTCGAAGGCTACACGAGACTGCAGCCGGGCATCGATCGAATTACTGCACGGGCTGATGGCGCAAATCGCCAAGGATAAACTTTTCAACATGGTCAACGTTAAAAATAAGTGA
- the LOC129717361 gene encoding histone deacetylase 6 isoform X2, whose product MSSTVTTRRGAQKSKITTRAQQAAVAAEEAERKSKFYGRKPNTTLAEAKKRGKLKMSTQSNQPGPDGQPGAVDQPTGQLKDIYGNALSAVELMRGATGLVYDKRMAEHRCLWDQGYPECPERFTRVLERCRELKLVDRCQLIEPRMATEQELLTKHTPEQVEILKATRDFRDSDALEELSSHYDAIFIHPSSYECSLLSAGSTIELVDAIVAGRVQNGMAIIRPPGHHAMKAEYNGYCFFNNVAIAAQHALDKLGLKRILVVDWDVHHGQGTQRMFYDDPRVLYFSIHRYECGTFWPNLRESDFDCIGEGAGLGYNFNVPLNRIGMSNSDYLAIWQQILLPVAMEFSPEMVLVSAGYDSALGDEKGQMELTPAFYPHLLSPLMSLAQGRVAVILEGGYCLSSLAEGGALTLRTLLGDPCPLLVEKLQPPCESMQQTVLNCIHAHRPYWKNLRLNDTYGLEELNNINPQPNFHQVIQYYVAPPPQPEPIRYLTRNCYPLQSSEEVTRIGQRLAMLQISTRLSFPLTRVCYVYDEQMLEHRNLHEDLHPEQPDRIAKIYTRHEEYRLLSRMKLLKARHATTDELCLVHSRQHVNVVRRTVERDEMKEVADKFNSVYFHPRTFECATLAAGSVLQVVDEILNGQARSGVCIVRPPGHHAESDMPHGFCIFNNVAIAAQYAIRDHGLKRVLIVDWDVHHGNGTQHIFESNPKVLYVSVHRYDNATFFPKSKDANFDVVGTGAGEGFNVNIPWNKKGMGDQEYSAVFQQIIMPVAYEFDPELVLVSAGFDAAIGDPLGGCKVTPEAYGYYTHWLSSLANGRVVVCLEGGYNVNSISYAMSLCTKALLGDPLPMLQTSSRYNGPNSACVDTIRNVLSVQEKFWKCLRFNKKLPSFRSSSAEPDLDGAFNKLHIASSDASTTGTSSSAGSSPSKDQSRTSLEEAPPFEGDDQPGPSSKRTPLAGDSASDEAVAGASSVGVKKETLRDFLAANLEALQNEEMFAVVPLRDCPHLKELNSDNIPERISTKTPCADCASGAENWVCLHCFRVCCGRYINEHAMLHSLEADHALVLSFTDLSVWCYRCESYVDNPVLYPYKNLIHQNKFEGEPLVWSYGSDLLLDVAQPPAPTKEKE is encoded by the exons ATG AGTTCAACCGTCACAACCCGCCGAGGTGCCCAAAAGTCAAAAATCACAACCCGTGCCCAGCAGGCAGCTGTCGCAGCCGAGGAAGCGGAACGCAAAAGCAAATTTTACGGCCGCAAACCGAATACTACACTAGCAGAGGCGAAAAAACGAGGCAAGTTGAAAATGTCAACCCAAAGTAACCAACCAGGACCGGACGGACAGCCGGGGGCAGTCGATCAGCCAACAGGACAACTGAAGGACATCTACGGGAATGCGTTGTCTGCCGTAGAGCTTATGCGGGGCGCTACCGGACTGGTTTATGACAAACGGATGGCCGAACATCGGTGCCTGTGGGATCAGGGCTATCCGGAGTGTCCGGAAAGATTTACCCGGGTGCTGGAACGCTGTCGGGAGTTGAAACTGGTCGATCGCTGCCAATTGATTGAACCTCGAATGGCAACCGAACAGGAACTGCTAACCAAGCACACCCCCGAGCAGGTGGAGATCCTGAAGGCGACGAGGGATTTTCGCGATAGCGACGCACTGGAAGAGCTAAGCTCGCATTATGATGCGATTTTTATTCACCCG TCTTCCTACGAGTGCTCGCTGCTGTCGGCTGGGAGTACCATCGAACTGGTGGATGCAATCGTAGCTGGGCGGGTGCAGAACGGGATGGCAATCATCCGACCGCCGGGCCATCATGCAATGAAAGCCGAATATAATGGGTATTGTTTCTTCAATAATGTTGCGATTGCCGCCCAGCATGCTCTCGATAAGCTTGGTTTGAAGCGGATCCTGGTGGTGGATTGGGACGTTCACCATGGGCAGGGAACGCAGCGGATGTTCTACGACGATCCACG AGTGCTGTACTTCTCCATTCATCGTTACGAATGCGGAACTTTCTGGCCGAATCTTCGCGAGTCCGATTTTGACTGTATCGGAGAGGGTGCCGGGCTTGGGTACAACTTCAATGTACCGCTGAATCGGATAGGAATGTCGAACAGCGACTATTTGGCCATCTGGCAGCAAATTTTGCTACCCGTCGCAATGGAG TTCAGTCCTGAAATGGTTCTAGTTTCGGCCGGTTATGATTCTGCCCTCGGGGACGAAAAG GGTCAAATGGAGCTCACCCCGGCATTCTATCCGCACCTGCTGTCCCCACTGATGTCTCTAGCCCAGGGACGTGTAGCGGTAATTTTGGAAGGTGGCTACTGCCTGTCCTCACTTGCCGAGGGTGGAGCGCTGACGTTACGAACCCTTCTCGGTGACCCATGCCCCCTACTGGTGGAAAAACTTCAACCTCCCTGCGAGAGTATGCAACAAACCGTCCTCAACTGTATCCACGCCCATCGACCCTACTGGAAGAACCTGCGACTCAACGACACCTACGGCTTAGAGGAACTCAACAACATCAACCCACAACCAAACTTCCATCAGGTCATTCAGTACTACGTTGCGCCTCCCCCGCAACCGGAACCGATTCGTTACCTCACCCGAAACTGCTATCCACTGCAAAGCAGCGAAGAAGTCACCCGCATCGGGCAACGTCTGGCAATGCTACAGATCAGCACGCGTCTGAGCTTCCCACTGACCCGAGTCTGCTACGTGTACGATGAACAAATGCTAGAGCACCGCAATTTGCACGAAGATCTCCACCCGGAGCAACCGGATCGAATAGCCAAAATCTACACCCGCCACGAGGAGTACCGGCTGCTGTCGAGGATGAAGCTACTTAAAGCGAGACATGCCACCACCGATGAGCTGTGCTTGGTGCACTCGCGTCAGCATGTCAACGTCGTCCGGAGGACGGTGGAACGGGACGAGATGAAGGAGGTGGCCGATAAATTTAATTCTGTGTACTTCCATCCGCGAACCTTTGAGTGCGCTACGCTGGCTGCCGGTTCGGTGCTGCAAGTTGTCGACGAGATCCTAAACGGGCAGGCCCGCAGCGGGGTCTGCATTGTAAGGCCTCCGGGACATCACGCGGAGTCCGATATGCCCCATGGGTTCTGTATTTTCAATAATGTGGCAATTGCGGCTCAATATGCGATTCGAGATCACGGTTTAAAGCGGGTTCTGATTGTGGATTGGGATGTACACCATGGGAATGGGACGCAGCATATTTTCGAGAGCAATCCGAAAGTGCTTTACGTGTCGGTGCATCGCTACGATAATGCGACGTTCTTCCCGAAGAGTAAGGATGCGAATTTTGACGTTGTTGGAACTGGAGCAGGAGAGG GCTTCAACGTAAACATTCCGTGGAACAAGAAGGGGATGGGCGACCAAGAATATTCGGCGGTTTTCCAACAGATAATCATGCCCGTTGCGTACGAGTTTGATCCAGAGCTGGTGCTGGTTTCGGCTGGCTTCGATGCAGCGATCGGCGATCCGCTAGGTGGCTGCAAGGTGACTCCCGAGGCGTACGGTTACTATACCCACTGGCTCTCGTCGCTGGCCAATGGCCGAGTAGTGGTTTGCTTGGAGGGAGGTTACAACGTCAATTCGATCTCCTACGCTATGAGCTTGTGTACGAAAGCGCTTCTCGGTGATCCGCTGCCAATGTTGCAAACAAGTTCTCGTTACAATGGGCCAAACTCTGCCTGTGTTGATACCATCCGTAACGTACTTTCGGTACAGGAGAAGTTTTGGAAATGCCTACGGTTTAACAAGAAGCTGCCCAGCTTCCGCAGTTCCAGTGCAGAGCCGGATCTTGATGGTGCTTTCAACAAGCTGCACATCGCTTCCTCCGATGCATCGACGACCGGAACTTCTTCATCCGCCGGTTCATCACCATCTAAAGATCAAAGCCGAACATCGTTAGAGGAAGCTCCGCCGTTTGAAGGGGACGATCAACCGGGACCCTCGAGCAAACGAACTCCTTTAGCTGGAGATAGCGCTTCAGATGAGGCGGTTGCTGGTGCGTCCAGTGTTGGGGTGAAGAAAGAAACCCTTCGAGATTTTTTGGCTGCCAATTTAGAG GCCTTACAAAATGAGGAAATGTTTGCCGTCGTACCACTACGCGATTGCCCACATCTAAAGGAACTCAATTCGGATAATATTCCAGAAC GAATCAGTACAAAAACCCCCTGCGCAGATTGCGCCTCTGGCGCGGAGAACTGGGTCTGCCTGCATTGTTTCCGAGTATGCTGCGGACGGTATATCAACGAGCACGCAATGCTTCACAGTCTGGAGGCGGACCACGCGCTAGTCCTCAGTTTCACCGATCTGTCGGTGTGGTGCTACCGGTGCGAGTCCTACGTTGACAACCCGGTATTATACCCGTACAAAAATCTAATTCACCAGAACAAATTCGAGGGCGAACCGCTGGTCTGGTCGTACGGCAGCGATCTGTTGTTGGATGTGGCACAGCCACCAGCACCCACCAAGGAGAAGGAATGA
- the LOC129717450 gene encoding 39S ribosomal protein L22, mitochondrial produces the protein MRICNKRVFRFSVFIQNHLNFATKCDLNMSILLRSFRQLAIRSSIQLPVLTSPAITSNQLHTSSNLSKNWNGRNTGPRRWLEYNKVIYPPQTPEEAPRPAFVCHQKTNIKYSPKKMWYVASFIRGMTVDEALKQLSFIDKKGASAVKETILEAIDMAVSRHNVEFRSNLWVAESFCGKGPVFKGFRRHGRGRFGQVEYKHCHYFVRLEEGNPPEHYYVGREPKSGEQLLDQWLEGMRKRKVINSL, from the coding sequence ATGCGAATATGTAACAAGCGCGTTTTTCGGTTTTCggtttttattcaaaatcaCTTAAATTTCGCGACAAAGTGTGATCTAAACATGTCTATCTTGTTACGAAGTTTTCGCCAGCTGGCGATCCGCAGCAGCATACAGCTGCCGGTCCTCACCAGCCCTGCAATTACCAGCAATCAGCTACACACGAGCAGCAACCTCTCGAAAAATTGGAACGGACGAAACACCGGCCCTCGTCGATGGTTAGAGTACAACAAGGTAATTTATCCGCCACAAACCCCTGAGGAGGCTCCACGACCCGCCTTCGTGTGCCACCAAAAGACGAACATAAAGTACAGCCCGAAGAAAATGTGGTACGTTGCCAGCTTCATTCGAGGGATGACCGTCGACGAGGCGCTGAAGCAACTTTCCTTCATCGACAAAAAAGGAGCCTCGGCGGTAAAAGAAACCATCCTGGAGGCGATCGATATGGCCGTCAGCCGGCATAACGTCGAGTTTCGATCGAACCTCTGGGTTGCGGAGTCATTCTGCGGCAAGGGTCCCGTTTTTAAAGGTTTCCGCCGGCATGGGCGCGGTCGCTTCGGTCAGGTGGAGTACAAACACTGTCACTATTTTGTCCGGCTCGAGGAGGGTAACCCACCGGAGCACTACTACGTGGGCCGGGAGCCAAAGAGTGGTGAACAGCTGCTGGACCAATGGCTGGAAGGAATGCGGAAGCGGAAGGTTATCAATTCGCTGTAG